Proteins found in one Haloferax litoreum genomic segment:
- a CDS encoding VNG_1110C family protein, protein MPSPGTLRDSTQIVLPYDLLDDVREEIESEFVVSIHENTPETCRIIGSPVEIRKVGDYLARQGISLP, encoded by the coding sequence ATGCCGAGTCCTGGGACGCTCCGCGACAGCACCCAAATCGTACTTCCGTACGACCTGTTAGACGACGTGCGAGAGGAAATCGAATCGGAATTCGTCGTCTCGATTCACGAGAACACGCCCGAGACGTGTCGAATCATCGGGAGTCCGGTCGAGATTCGGAAAGTAGGCGACTATCTGGCACGTCAGGGAATCTCGCTTCCCTAA
- a CDS encoding OBG GTPase family GTP-binding protein translates to MGLEEEIEDIREEISNTPYNKSTEGHIGRLKAKLAELKEKLENQSSAGGGQGYAVEKTGDATVALVGFPSVGKSTLINALTNADSETGEYEFTTLNVNPGMLKYKGANIQILDVPGLIEGAAGGRGGGKEVLSVVRTADLVVFMLSVFEIERYERLQHELYNNKIRLDTSPPNLSITKKGKGGINVTKSDSVELEEETIKGILREHGFVNAEVTLRGETTIDELIDGIMKNRVYLPSIVAVNKADLIDKDYLPTVEEDLREVGLDPDEVTFISAEAEKGLDALKEEMWDALGLIRIYMDKPGRGVDYEEPLILREGDTVDDAIHELGAKLDQRFRFARVSGPSAKHDEQQVGRDHELKDEDILRIIAQR, encoded by the coding sequence ATGGGACTGGAGGAGGAGATCGAAGATATCCGCGAGGAGATATCTAATACGCCGTACAACAAGTCGACCGAAGGTCACATCGGCCGACTGAAGGCGAAACTCGCGGAACTGAAAGAGAAACTCGAGAACCAGAGTTCGGCCGGTGGCGGGCAAGGATACGCCGTCGAGAAGACGGGCGACGCAACTGTCGCACTGGTCGGGTTCCCGAGCGTCGGGAAGTCGACGCTCATCAACGCCCTCACCAACGCGGACAGCGAGACGGGCGAGTACGAGTTCACGACACTCAACGTCAATCCGGGGATGCTGAAGTACAAAGGTGCCAACATCCAGATTCTCGACGTTCCCGGCCTCATCGAAGGCGCTGCGGGTGGCCGCGGTGGCGGGAAAGAAGTCCTCTCCGTCGTCCGGACTGCCGACCTCGTCGTCTTCATGCTCTCGGTGTTCGAGATAGAACGGTACGAGCGACTCCAACACGAACTCTACAACAACAAGATTCGGTTGGACACGTCGCCGCCGAACCTCTCTATCACGAAGAAAGGGAAAGGCGGCATCAACGTCACGAAGAGCGACAGTGTCGAACTCGAGGAGGAGACGATAAAGGGAATCCTCCGCGAACACGGGTTCGTCAACGCCGAAGTGACGCTCCGCGGTGAGACCACCATCGACGAACTCATCGACGGCATCATGAAGAACCGCGTCTACCTGCCGTCTATCGTCGCCGTCAACAAGGCCGACCTCATCGACAAAGACTACCTCCCGACAGTCGAGGAGGACCTTCGCGAGGTCGGCCTCGACCCCGACGAAGTGACGTTTATCAGCGCCGAGGCGGAGAAGGGACTCGACGCACTCAAAGAAGAGATGTGGGACGCACTCGGCCTCATCCGTATCTACATGGACAAACCCGGGCGCGGTGTCGACTACGAGGAACCACTCATCCTCCGCGAGGGCGACACCGTCGACGACGCCATCCACGAACTCGGTGCGAAACTCGACCAACGCTTCCGGTTCGCTCGCGTCTCCGGGCCGAGTGCCAAGCACGACGAACAACAAGTGGGCCGCGACCACGAACTGAAAGACGAAGACATCCTCCGCATCATCGCACAGCGGTGA
- a CDS encoding DUF6684 family protein yields the protein MASKTFDKETILDLTVNMVPLVIILFFVVGFAVFNPFGIDSLTSGLQFSIMIAAFVLLAALTYLSGKAIAGSEKTDVVYPPGQATVPGVKPLHEEHAEAEAELEESGDGDAVETAEGTA from the coding sequence ATGGCAAGCAAGACCTTCGACAAGGAGACCATCCTCGACCTGACGGTCAACATGGTTCCGTTGGTCATCATCCTGTTCTTCGTGGTGGGCTTCGCTGTCTTCAACCCCTTCGGCATCGACTCGCTCACCTCGGGGCTTCAGTTCAGCATCATGATTGCGGCGTTCGTCCTGTTGGCGGCCCTCACGTACCTCTCGGGGAAGGCCATCGCCGGGTCGGAAAAGACTGACGTCGTGTACCCGCCGGGACAGGCGACGGTCCCTGGTGTGAAACCGCTCCACGAAGAACACGCCGAAGCCGAAGCAGAACTCGAAGAATCGGGCGACGGTGACGCAGTCGAAACGGCCGAAGGAACTGCTTAA
- a CDS encoding DUF7541 family protein: MDEAPGLSDQYRTASPWPVFVALGIPISELGLLFDLFPLAVGGLLLFTGSIAGMLRESGYVKSTMWSLVVLAAVLFAFGGFLAFTDVNLVTRGYAVIVAGVLLLVGGVVFELFVRDQRQAI, encoded by the coding sequence ATGGACGAAGCGCCGGGACTCTCCGACCAGTACCGCACGGCCAGTCCATGGCCGGTGTTCGTCGCACTCGGAATCCCCATCTCTGAACTTGGCCTCCTGTTCGACCTGTTTCCGCTCGCAGTTGGCGGGTTGCTCCTGTTCACCGGGAGCATCGCCGGGATGCTTCGCGAGTCGGGTTACGTGAAATCCACGATGTGGTCGCTCGTCGTTCTCGCGGCCGTCTTGTTCGCATTCGGCGGTTTCCTCGCGTTCACCGACGTCAACCTCGTCACGCGTGGATACGCAGTCATCGTCGCTGGTGTGTTGCTCCTCGTCGGTGGCGTCGTCTTCGAACTGTTCGTCCGCGACCAGCGGCAGGCGATTTGA
- the artA gene encoding archaeosortase A, with the protein MPGLLSDILAWVAIATFVAGAVANGRDRDLGRRVMAAAWVLFALFWLQLIPHFTLVHKSYIEGLLTIAAVPASLYAGWLLYSGRDTLFVLSRAVAAMGLVYLPFETIPAFTLFGTTIPAPRGVLMESVAAQTDYLIQSLGYSTTMIPGDEGYLNTFLWMQGSHRIEISVVLACTGLGSIAIFAGLIAAVDAPIRRKLRGLAIAVPIIYALNLLRTTFITISVGKQYFHFFVDEILFLFGSSDPYLVSFFISDRIISQVLAVVALVGITYLVVREVPELLTIIEDVLYMLTGDEYDLHSELGFDGPNEPRV; encoded by the coding sequence ATGCCCGGTCTGCTCTCCGATATCCTTGCGTGGGTGGCCATCGCCACGTTCGTCGCCGGTGCGGTCGCAAACGGGCGCGACCGCGACCTCGGGCGGCGTGTGATGGCTGCAGCGTGGGTTCTCTTCGCTCTCTTCTGGCTCCAACTCATCCCGCACTTTACACTCGTTCACAAGAGTTACATCGAGGGGTTGCTGACGATTGCTGCCGTCCCTGCGTCGCTCTACGCCGGATGGCTCCTGTATAGCGGCCGTGATACCCTGTTCGTCCTCTCGCGCGCCGTCGCCGCGATGGGTCTGGTCTACCTCCCGTTCGAGACGATTCCTGCGTTCACGCTCTTCGGGACGACGATTCCGGCACCACGCGGTGTCTTGATGGAGTCCGTCGCGGCCCAGACGGATTACCTCATCCAGTCGCTCGGCTACTCCACGACCATGATTCCGGGTGACGAAGGATACCTGAACACGTTCCTCTGGATGCAGGGGTCTCACCGCATCGAGATTTCGGTCGTCCTTGCGTGTACGGGACTCGGGAGCATCGCTATCTTCGCAGGTCTCATCGCGGCAGTCGACGCCCCGATTCGCCGCAAACTCCGTGGACTGGCTATCGCCGTTCCCATCATCTACGCACTGAACCTCCTCCGGACGACGTTCATCACGATTTCTGTCGGGAAGCAGTACTTCCACTTCTTCGTCGACGAAATTCTGTTCCTGTTTGGGTCGTCTGACCCGTATCTGGTGTCGTTCTTCATCTCCGACCGCATCATCAGTCAGGTACTCGCTGTCGTCGCTCTCGTCGGCATCACGTACCTCGTCGTCCGTGAGGTACCGGAACTTCTCACTATCATCGAAGACGTGCTGTACATGCTGACCGGAGACGAATACGACCTCCACAGCGAACTCGGGTTCGATGGTCCGAACGAACCACGAGTCTAA
- a CDS encoding ArtA-dependent S-layer glycoprotein translates to MTKHKQLRAVLLAALMVFSVFAGSIAFTGTAAAAASNVSVTTGTVEKGPSAVVNLTVDDTNDGDSPGMQAWIDVNGDGYYNASEPSTSDQGYIPDENSITFDGITVYDNISAGDYNVSVVEASSLSDGVTQATVNGSVTIESAAAPSLSSAVQFDDGSAQVEVAFDEDVTVNEMNITDGDSNLSTGHSVSAGQVLVSLDQLYTDDLEVTYNVTDGSGNTATGTEDVTFAPVYVASTTNDTAYQGSKVAVVATSPDTDVEVAGADDDNTYQFSGSTGKNSEVFVFDTEGKMLDTYEFTIGGVQDAEVEVRDLGLGVSVDDTNITDAESLEGSVSANAGGRTIDIVALDADGDEVDGTADSLTLSGQGTADYNLSTFDEGDYTVEVTDSYSGVSVESDTVTVKKAADMSSDFSTSVVTEQVGDIAEITVTVEGTDEADVMIGGDSLGYTANVSVTDGNDDGEVVLLFNTYAPNKTSSFDVDDSDDEVTVDDINTEIPDGDLLDAGDYDLEVATDDDADNVGTLVLEERSTDSQAVWTAPTGADLGDSDDVYAAIDDESLTQTDAVANGDVVVHQVVATGLEGAFDAKDTEMLLGNEFNLTVEQTNPGPNRDPKVLNSSAATVITDGANDTYFFVYDLDNVNASRGDYYVSGNEQFDVEDDDAFNATFEVLEDGNLTDVEDGETASADFEVVEPELSLDEDEFAVSAAAEQTITGTASVAPGTELTFRVKSSGDTQPRFLKTASGTVAADGSFSAAFDFSEQKEGDEFGVTVSVDKGSASDATADGVVGVAETETTMEETTEETTEETTEETATPTEEPTEEPTEESTEEPTEEPAEETTESSTPGFGAVVALVALVAAALLAVRREN, encoded by the coding sequence ATGACAAAACACAAACAACTTCGCGCGGTTTTGCTCGCTGCGCTGATGGTCTTCTCGGTGTTTGCCGGGTCCATCGCGTTCACGGGCACTGCTGCTGCCGCGGCTTCTAACGTATCCGTCACGACGGGTACGGTCGAGAAGGGCCCGTCTGCAGTTGTCAACCTGACAGTTGACGACACCAATGACGGTGACTCACCCGGCATGCAAGCTTGGATCGACGTTAACGGTGACGGCTACTACAACGCCTCTGAGCCGTCTACGAGTGACCAAGGTTACATCCCTGATGAAAATAGCATCACTTTTGATGGCATCACCGTCTACGACAACATCTCTGCTGGAGATTACAATGTCTCTGTCGTGGAAGCTTCGTCCCTCTCCGACGGCGTGACGCAGGCGACGGTCAACGGCTCCGTCACCATCGAGTCTGCCGCAGCACCGTCGCTTAGCTCGGCAGTCCAGTTCGACGATGGCTCGGCACAGGTCGAAGTGGCCTTTGACGAGGACGTCACCGTCAACGAGATGAACATCACCGACGGCGACTCCAACCTCTCCACGGGACACTCCGTCTCCGCTGGTCAGGTTCTCGTCTCGCTCGACCAACTCTACACCGATGACCTCGAAGTCACGTACAACGTGACGGATGGCTCGGGTAACACGGCAACGGGCACCGAAGACGTCACCTTCGCACCTGTTTACGTCGCGTCCACCACGAACGACACGGCGTACCAGGGTTCGAAAGTCGCAGTCGTCGCTACCTCGCCTGACACGGACGTTGAGGTTGCAGGCGCTGACGACGACAACACGTACCAGTTCTCCGGTTCCACCGGCAAGAACAGCGAAGTCTTCGTCTTCGACACCGAAGGCAAGATGCTCGACACCTACGAGTTCACCATCGGTGGCGTCCAGGACGCTGAAGTCGAGGTCCGTGACCTCGGCCTCGGTGTCTCTGTCGACGACACGAACATCACCGACGCTGAGTCGCTCGAAGGCTCGGTCTCCGCGAACGCGGGCGGCCGCACCATCGACATCGTCGCACTCGACGCCGACGGTGACGAGGTCGACGGCACGGCTGACTCCCTCACCCTCAGCGGTCAGGGTACGGCTGACTACAACCTCAGCACCTTCGACGAAGGCGACTACACGGTCGAAGTGACGGACTCCTACTCTGGTGTCTCCGTCGAGTCCGACACGGTCACGGTCAAGAAGGCCGCCGACATGTCCTCGGACTTCTCGACCTCCGTCGTCACCGAACAGGTCGGCGACATCGCTGAAATCACCGTCACCGTCGAGGGGACGGACGAAGCAGACGTGATGATCGGCGGCGACAGCCTCGGTTACACCGCCAACGTTTCCGTCACTGACGGCAACGACGACGGCGAGGTTGTCCTCCTGTTCAACACCTACGCACCGAACAAGACGTCCTCGTTCGACGTGGACGACAGCGACGACGAAGTCACCGTCGACGACATCAACACGGAGATTCCTGACGGCGACCTCCTCGACGCTGGCGACTACGACCTCGAAGTCGCGACTGACGACGACGCCGACAACGTCGGCACGCTCGTCCTCGAAGAGCGCAGCACGGACAGTCAGGCAGTCTGGACGGCACCCACGGGTGCTGACCTCGGTGACTCCGACGACGTCTACGCAGCCATCGACGACGAGAGCCTGACGCAGACCGACGCTGTCGCCAACGGCGACGTCGTCGTCCACCAGGTTGTCGCAACGGGTCTCGAAGGTGCCTTCGACGCGAAGGACACCGAGATGCTCCTGGGCAACGAGTTCAACCTCACCGTTGAACAGACGAACCCCGGTCCGAACCGCGACCCGAAGGTTCTCAACAGCTCCGCCGCCACGGTCATCACCGACGGCGCGAATGACACGTACTTCTTCGTCTACGACCTCGACAACGTCAACGCCTCGCGCGGTGACTACTACGTCTCCGGCAACGAGCAGTTCGATGTCGAGGACGACGACGCGTTCAACGCGACGTTCGAAGTCCTCGAAGATGGTAACCTGACTGACGTCGAAGACGGCGAGACCGCCTCTGCCGACTTCGAAGTCGTCGAACCCGAACTCAGCCTCGACGAGGACGAGTTCGCTGTCTCGGCCGCCGCCGAGCAGACCATCACGGGCACGGCTTCGGTCGCACCCGGTACGGAACTCACGTTCCGCGTGAAGTCCTCCGGCGACACTCAGCCGCGCTTCCTCAAGACCGCGAGCGGAACCGTCGCTGCTGACGGTTCGTTCTCGGCCGCCTTCGACTTCTCCGAGCAGAAGGAAGGCGACGAATTCGGCGTGACTGTCTCTGTCGACAAAGGCTCCGCCTCCGACGCCACCGCTGACGGCGTCGTCGGTGTCGCCGAGACGGAGACCACGATGGAAGAGACGACCGAAGAGACGACTGAGGAGACCACCGAGGAAACGGCAACCCCGACGGAAGAGCCGACGGAAGAGCCGACCGAGGAATCGACGGAAGAGCCGACTGAAGAGCCGGCAGAAGAGACCACTGAATCCAGCACGCCTGGCTTCGGTGCCGTTGTCGCTCTCGTCGCGCTCGTCGCTGCGGCACTCCTCGCAGTCCGCCGTGAGAACTAA
- a CDS encoding VOC family protein yields MSGILDHVMIRVEDLDESLDWYTTHLDYEEKGRWEADTFTNVYLGPKDLHEDGAVLELTYNHGDNTYEMGDAWGHIAVRVPEGELEDSYQQLMDEGVEDYRDPESCGGRYAFVKDPDGHEVEIVQRDQGAKWSLDHTMIRVEDADEALGFWTRKFEYEHTGRWESDTFANYFMKPEGASEEAMAVELTYNYDGRTYTMGDAWGHLAVRADDLHDYWDDLMEREADDYRDPESCDDRYAFTKDPDGHEIEVLPADFESPE; encoded by the coding sequence ATGTCCGGAATCCTCGACCACGTCATGATTCGTGTCGAAGACCTCGACGAGTCGCTCGACTGGTATACGACGCACCTCGACTACGAGGAGAAGGGTCGCTGGGAGGCTGACACGTTCACCAACGTCTATCTCGGTCCGAAAGACCTCCACGAAGACGGTGCCGTCCTCGAACTGACTTACAACCACGGAGACAACACGTACGAGATGGGTGACGCGTGGGGCCACATCGCGGTTCGCGTCCCCGAGGGCGAACTCGAAGACTCCTACCAGCAACTCATGGACGAGGGCGTCGAAGACTACCGTGACCCCGAGTCCTGCGGGGGCCGCTACGCGTTCGTCAAGGACCCCGACGGCCACGAAGTCGAAATCGTCCAGCGCGACCAGGGTGCCAAGTGGAGCCTCGACCACACGATGATTCGCGTCGAAGACGCCGACGAGGCACTCGGATTCTGGACGCGCAAGTTCGAGTACGAACACACTGGGCGCTGGGAGTCCGACACGTTCGCGAACTACTTCATGAAACCCGAAGGCGCGTCCGAGGAAGCGATGGCGGTCGAACTCACCTACAACTACGACGGTCGCACCTACACCATGGGCGACGCGTGGGGTCACCTCGCCGTCCGTGCCGACGACCTGCACGACTACTGGGACGACCTGATGGAGCGTGAGGCGGACGATTATCGTGACCCCGAGTCCTGTGACGACCGCTACGCGTTCACGAAGGACCCCGACGGCCACGAAATCGAGGTTCTCCCCGCGGACTTCGAGTCGCCCGAGTAA
- a CDS encoding TIGR04206 family protein codes for MTADGQKRGDPSGTVRRRSRLLLVLVVGAVPWSVQTFSSGAATLLFSWGLVTPSTVSLTTITDFLFRFTMGLPDYILLWPLSVVFYLVALVNVLSGVLFGREDIRLTAASLVLAGVTQLELARGFSVQPDRTAWPVGTVLLWAVAGYLYWSHRAETDR; via the coding sequence GTGACGGCCGACGGACAGAAGCGCGGAGACCCCTCCGGCACGGTTCGGCGTCGTTCGAGACTGCTCCTCGTCCTCGTAGTCGGCGCCGTCCCGTGGTCGGTCCAGACGTTCTCCTCCGGTGCGGCGACGTTACTCTTCTCGTGGGGACTCGTCACGCCCTCGACGGTCAGCCTCACGACTATCACCGACTTCTTGTTCCGGTTCACGATGGGGCTCCCCGACTACATCCTGTTGTGGCCCCTCAGCGTGGTCTTCTACCTCGTCGCTCTCGTGAACGTGCTCTCTGGAGTGCTCTTCGGGCGAGAGGACATCCGACTCACTGCCGCGAGTCTCGTCCTCGCGGGCGTGACACAACTCGAACTGGCGCGTGGATTTTCAGTCCAACCCGACCGGACGGCGTGGCCCGTCGGAACAGTTCTCCTGTGGGCCGTCGCTGGCTATCTCTACTGGTCACACCGCGCAGAAACAGACCGCTGA
- a CDS encoding MATE family efflux transporter encodes MPSVPNPVRLLIVGIGLALSRVGLLDRERAVRTADLAWPRIVTGIARMSKNAVDVAMVGIASGTVAITGVGFAGPFWGLAFALGGGIAGGTIALVSQRFGADAIESLGLAVRSSVLLTVVATLPVTAIFWLYPTELISLLSTNADAIDLGAKYLRIVSLGVPFAGLNLIGSRVLVGSDDAYTAMVLRASGAIVNIVVNAALIFGLGMGVEGAALGTVLSNVVVTSAFVIGLSRGTLPGVGAFPVTIDPFGPFVDFATLRDLVEIGLPVMGRNLVWTVAEFPMLAILDSFGPDVVAAFVIARRIWGIMNTPGWGFGLASSSLVGQALGKNDETLAEAYGNEVIRFAVATYLVSAVLVALFARPIVLGFVNDPSDPAVPIAVNLVYVACLAVVLQGVSGGSAGPLDASGDTRWTFGSQFVGMFLGSIPLAYIGSVTSLGLVGLYLAFVAETSIPATLNYYRFRTGPWKAVSRNYRPETTADD; translated from the coding sequence GTGCCCTCCGTCCCCAATCCCGTCCGACTCCTCATCGTCGGAATCGGACTCGCACTCTCCCGTGTCGGCCTCCTCGACAGAGAGCGTGCTGTCCGGACTGCAGACCTCGCGTGGCCGCGTATCGTCACCGGAATCGCCCGGATGTCGAAGAACGCGGTGGACGTGGCGATGGTCGGTATCGCGTCGGGGACGGTCGCAATTACTGGTGTCGGGTTCGCCGGGCCATTCTGGGGACTCGCATTCGCACTCGGTGGCGGTATCGCGGGGGGAACAATCGCACTCGTCTCGCAGCGATTCGGTGCCGACGCAATCGAATCGTTGGGACTCGCAGTTCGGTCGAGCGTACTCCTCACCGTCGTGGCGACACTACCTGTCACGGCCATCTTCTGGCTGTACCCCACCGAACTCATCTCGCTTCTCAGTACCAATGCCGATGCCATCGACCTCGGAGCGAAGTACCTCCGAATCGTCAGCCTCGGCGTCCCCTTCGCCGGTCTGAACCTTATCGGGAGTCGAGTGCTCGTCGGGTCCGACGACGCCTACACCGCCATGGTCCTCCGCGCGAGCGGTGCCATCGTGAACATCGTCGTCAACGCAGCCCTCATCTTCGGCCTCGGGATGGGTGTCGAGGGAGCAGCACTCGGCACGGTCCTCTCGAACGTCGTCGTCACCAGTGCGTTCGTGATTGGCCTGTCGCGCGGCACACTCCCCGGTGTCGGTGCGTTCCCCGTCACCATCGACCCGTTCGGACCCTTCGTCGACTTCGCGACGCTCCGCGACTTGGTCGAAATCGGCCTCCCCGTGATGGGTCGAAACCTCGTCTGGACCGTCGCCGAGTTCCCGATGCTCGCCATCCTCGACAGTTTCGGCCCCGACGTGGTCGCGGCGTTCGTCATCGCCCGGCGTATCTGGGGTATCATGAACACTCCGGGGTGGGGGTTCGGCCTCGCCTCGTCGAGTCTCGTCGGCCAAGCACTCGGGAAGAACGACGAGACGCTGGCAGAGGCGTACGGAAACGAAGTCATCCGCTTCGCCGTCGCCACGTATCTCGTGTCCGCAGTCCTCGTCGCACTGTTTGCCCGGCCAATCGTCCTCGGGTTCGTCAACGACCCCTCTGACCCGGCCGTTCCAATCGCGGTCAACCTCGTCTACGTCGCCTGCCTCGCCGTCGTCCTCCAAGGAGTCTCCGGCGGGTCGGCAGGTCCGCTCGACGCCAGCGGCGACACCCGGTGGACCTTCGGCAGTCAGTTCGTCGGGATGTTCCTCGGGTCGATTCCGCTCGCGTACATCGGGTCGGTCACGTCGCTCGGTCTCGTCGGCCTCTATCTCGCGTTCGTCGCGGAGACGTCGATTCCGGCGACGCTCAACTACTATCGGTTCCGGACGGGGCCGTGGAAAGCGGTGAGTCGGAACTACCGCCCCGAGACGACCGCAGACGACTGA
- the dph5 gene encoding diphthine synthase translates to MLTFIGLGLFDERSITVEGREALADADRAFAEFYTSHLVGATVEDLEAYHDIDIDVRDRAGVEQDPDAILDAAEQEHVVFLTAGDTMISTTHVDLRLRAEERGIETRVIHGVTAQTAASGLTGLQNYRFGKAVTLPFPYVHGGDPVPKSVVDSLEANRERGLHTLVYLDIKVDWEGRRGVDVEGDEYMTADYAAELFAEHWDGDALGVAVCRAGSPNPVVAADRLSELAGRDFGDPLHMLIIPGEVHHVEADALMGLGGAPTDLFDHDER, encoded by the coding sequence ATGCTCACCTTCATCGGACTCGGTCTCTTCGACGAACGCTCTATCACCGTCGAAGGGCGAGAGGCACTCGCCGACGCCGACCGGGCGTTCGCAGAGTTCTACACGAGTCACCTCGTCGGTGCGACCGTCGAGGACCTCGAAGCGTACCACGACATCGACATCGACGTTCGTGACAGAGCGGGTGTCGAACAAGACCCCGACGCGATTCTCGACGCTGCCGAACAAGAACACGTAGTCTTCCTCACCGCAGGCGACACGATGATTTCCACGACTCACGTCGACCTGCGACTCCGTGCAGAGGAACGTGGCATCGAGACACGCGTCATCCACGGTGTGACCGCTCAGACCGCTGCGAGCGGCCTCACAGGTCTCCAGAACTACCGGTTCGGGAAAGCCGTCACACTGCCGTTCCCGTACGTCCACGGGGGCGACCCGGTTCCGAAGAGTGTCGTCGACTCACTCGAAGCGAACCGCGAGCGGGGGTTACACACGCTCGTCTATCTGGATATCAAAGTCGACTGGGAGGGTCGCCGCGGTGTCGACGTCGAAGGCGACGAGTACATGACCGCCGATTACGCCGCCGAGTTGTTCGCAGAACACTGGGATGGCGACGCACTCGGCGTCGCAGTCTGCCGCGCAGGGAGTCCGAACCCTGTCGTCGCTGCCGACCGTCTCAGTGAACTCGCTGGCCGAGACTTCGGCGACCCACTTCACATGCTCATCATTCCCGGAGAGGTGCACCACGTCGAAGCGGACGCCCTGATGGGCCTCGGTGGCGCTCCCACTGACCTGTTCGACCACGACGAGCGATAA